The Gehongia tenuis sequence AAGCACGTCGGAGGGCTCCCCTGCGAGATGCCCACCCTTGATAAGAACATATCTGGCTCCCATGGCCTTGATCCTTTTTGCCGCCTCCTCCACGTCCTCCCGGGTCACAATTCTCATGTCGGCGATGATCTCCGCTTCAGGGATATTGGGTGTGATCACATAGGCCAGAGGTACCAGCTCCTCAGCCAGTGTACGCACTGCCTCCGGCTTTAAAAGATCATAGCCGCTTTTGGAGACCATCACCGGGTCAAGTACAATTTTTTCCGGTTTATATTTGCGAAGACGTTCCGCGATCACCCGGATGCTGTCCGCATTGGACACCATGCCGATCTTCACACCGTCCACTTCGATGTCGGTGAAGATGGCGTCGATCTCAGCGCCAATGATCTCGGGATCGATGTCCTGCACGGCAAAAACACCTTTTGTATTCTGCGCGGTCACCGCCGCGATCACGCTCATGGCATAGCAGCCGTTGGCGGAAAAGGTTTTGATATCCGCCTGAATGCCCGCGCCGCCGCAGCTATCCGAGCCTGCGATGGTTAGAAGTTTTTTCATAAGCCATTCCTCCATTGAAATGCGCAAGAACGCCGGTGCGGTCCAGCGCAAAATAGATCAGTACCGCAAGAATCGCTCCGCCCAGGGAGCTGATGCCAAAGGGAATCACATAACCGAACAATGCGGCCGACGTGTTGTGCATAATCAGCAGCGCAATGGGATAGCAAAGGATGGCGCCGATGATGCCTGTACCCACGATCTCCCCGATAAAGGCCGACCACACCTTGCGGAATTTCATAAACATGAGCCCCGCCAGGAATGCCCCCACCATGCTGCCCGGGAAGGCGAGAAGCGTGCCCGTACCCATGAGGTTGCGCAGCAACGAAATGACAAACGCATTGCCAAGTGCGTACCAGGGTCCAAGAAGCATGGCGGAGAGCACGTTCACCAAGTGCTGAATGGGAAAACACTTGGAAAATCCAACGGGAATGGCAAAGGTGGAGCAGACCACGCCAATGGCGATGAGAACCGCCGCCAAGGTCAGTTTTTTTACATTTACTTTATCCATTCTCAAAATTCCTTCTCCCCTTCCAGCGCCCGGCGCATGGTCCGCATGGCGCACATTTCACCGCACATGGTGCAGGTGTCCTCATGTTCGGGCGGCGAACTCTCCCGATAAGCTCTCGGTTTTTCCGGATCGATGGCTTCGGCGAACATGGCCTTCCAATCGATGTTGCGCCGGGCCTCGCTCATGCGGTGATCCCACTGCGCGGCGCCGGGAATCCCCTTTGCGATATCTCCCGCATGGGCGGCAATTTTTGCGGCCACGATCCCCTCTTTCATGTCGTGCAGGTCGGGAAGCCTCAAGTGCTCCGCCGGCGTCACATAGCACAGGAAATCGGCGCCGTTTGCCGCCGCCACCGCTCCGCCAATGGCGGCCGTAATGTGGTCGTAGCCCGGCGCCACATCGGTGACCAGCGGGCCCAGTACATAGAAGGGCGCGCCATGGCAAAGGCGCTTTTCCAGCAGCATATTGGCGGCAATCT is a genomic window containing:
- the thiD gene encoding bifunctional hydroxymethylpyrimidine kinase/phosphomethylpyrimidine kinase gives rise to the protein MKKLLTIAGSDSCGGAGIQADIKTFSANGCYAMSVIAAVTAQNTKGVFAVQDIDPEIIGAEIDAIFTDIEVDGVKIGMVSNADSIRVIAERLRKYKPEKIVLDPVMVSKSGYDLLKPEAVRTLAEELVPLAYVITPNIPEAEIIADMRIVTREDVEEAAKRIKAMGARYVLIKGGHLAGEPSDVLYDGELFTTFPGKRIDTKNTHGTGCTLSSAIAANLAKGFSMEEAVRAAKAYVTIGIEHGIELGKGVGPTHHFYELYQKMGWEA
- the thiW gene encoding energy coupling factor transporter S component ThiW, yielding MDKVNVKKLTLAAVLIAIGVVCSTFAIPVGFSKCFPIQHLVNVLSAMLLGPWYALGNAFVISLLRNLMGTGTLLAFPGSMVGAFLAGLMFMKFRKVWSAFIGEIVGTGIIGAILCYPIALLIMHNTSAALFGYVIPFGISSLGGAILAVLIYFALDRTGVLAHFNGGMAYEKTSNHRRLG